The sequence aggtttttctgtattttccccTGACAGACCTGCTCCTCACCGTCCCACCACCAACCAGAACACATCCAACTTTGCTCGTAAGTTTGGGGGGTCTGATAAGTGCCCACGCTGTGGCAGGAACGTCTACATGGCTGAGAAAGTGATTGGAGCTGGGAGTgtaagaacaaacacacacacacacacacacacacaagtgtaatattacaacaaaaaataaataaaaaaattgttcttCTGCTTATGTACAGTCATGGCATAAGGGTAAATGTTTCACCTGTGCCTCATGCGGAAAGGCCCTTGAGTCGACAACACTTACCGATAAGGATGGAGAAATCTACTGCAAAGGTAAAACGTCACTGTCTACGCCTGGAAAACATACCATCTGAATTCATATCACtatataacacaaaaaaactctGAGGCATTCTTCTATACAAACATTTCATCTGGTCGTACCGGACTGCTGTCACCAACGaacacaataaacaaaagagCAAGGAATGCAAATGTTGGCGTCATACATGCTCCCTGAAATAAACACATCTAACATGTGCATGTGAAACTGTAGACTTATTATTTCGAGTGCCATAAAACTTCAGAACATATACAGAACATGCAATCATGTTTATATTCTAGAGATATAATTTATGTTTGAGACATTTACGGCTTTAAGTTACTTAGACAATTAAAGGGCAACAAAGAGGAACATCCATCCAACAGCAGCTTCATTGTGTAGCAACCATATGGAAAATCTTTTTGTCAGACATGTGATCAATGCAGGTTTAGAGTGATGAAGCCAGACAGGAATAACCAGATTGATTCAATCAGACTATGTTTTTTATGAAAATAGATGACTTTAGTAACGCATCAAACTGCATCTACAGAGTGACGAGGGCAACACATCCTGAAGCCCAGTCTTACCATGAAAGATGAGGTTGCCATGCTTTCTTTCTCTATGTGACCATCAGTGATGGACTGTGTTGTAATGAATGTGAGATTACAGCAGAGGGCGCCTTAAAATTGACTTTTgaactttctttttctgttttcttcaggATTAGGTGAGAATTTCAGATTAGTCTTGGCACTAACATTGCTTTTTATTAAAACAGTCTGATTCTGAATCATACAACAGTCTGATTCATATAATGAAGCAAACAGGAGGCACAACAGCAAGTTTCAGTTTaagctttaatattttttttgcaaaatgagAGCCTATTTAAGTAATACCACCTATCATGGATCTACAATCCATATCTAATGTGTCCTTTTAACTTCATTATTCACtcattaaatgaaatttaaaatcctTTTGCGTGTCTGTGCCCATATCTGCATTAAAGATCCACCCTTACACAAAGTTTCATTCCACTCGACGTACATCACTTGAGGATGTTTTCCCAAAAAATATTATTACCTCCCATTACACGCCGAATAttagtaatttttttctgttgtgggaaaataataatttactcTGTGAGAAGTCCCCAGATCTGACTCCCTATTAGTAACAATATATGACAATATGGTATACATGTttgacaagattttttttctcaccaggATGTTATGGCAAAAACTTTGGCCCCAAAGGATATGGGTACGGAGGTGGAGCTGGAACTCTGCAATATACGCAGTAAACACTTTTCGAAAACCTTCTGCTGACAGATTACAATAATGCTGTGCCACTATTTTCATGCAAACTGCTGCAGTAAACTTAATTTCGCCTTACAACTGGAAAAATAACTTTATGTAGACCAAAAGCGACTGCTTACCATTGCTGACACAGTGTTGAGACATAACCCACTATTAACACAgtgaaatgtttatttctacatgtttatttgtaatGCTTTTGACCAAAAATCTCCTAAATAAAGAGAAGCTTgttgtataataaaaaaataaaagcaaaatgtgattttcttatctggtgtgtttgtgtgtatgtgtttgtgtgtgtgtgtgtgtgagtgtgtgtgtgtgtggtggcggAGGAGGGTGAGAGTTAAATtacttatttaacattaaggagtagttacatttatgttacatttagttacatttataagttacatctggccctttgaggacagccgttgtgctgatgtggccctcggtgaaaatgagacGTCGTTGGGAGCCGTACAGATGGAACAAAAAATGCATCTGCTTATGAACTACAGTACATACATCGCAACTGTTGATGTCTTTGAAACTAGGCaaccagaaagaaaacacagacgcTGTAGATCTCTAAAAGGCAGCACACTTCCCTCATTATGTCACTGACTCTAAACACTACAGTCCCGTGAGGGTTTGACCCTCACAATCGGCGTCATTGACCATTAAAACCCCTCCTCAGAAGTTATTATATAATAGGAGTCTAAATACATTTGACAGTCATGAACATAAACAAGCATTAGTTCATGGTAAGAATGTTTTGTCTGGATCTATTCCAAAATGCAATGATTTATTCTTTACTACACGCCCATCCTTTCTACTGAGCATCATCAAAATGATCAGATTGTTAACGTGTAATCCtgtcaaacagacagacagaataaCTGACGCCAGTATAGAATCACAtccaaaattttaattttagtggAAGCAATTCCTTTAAGGTTTCATTGAAATGTCCCACGCTCATTGCACCCATTCTTCTCATAACCCAGCGGTGACACATCATAACCAAATCATGTAAAGGTGGAGGAATTCTGCATTCATTCGTCCTGCAACCCTTACTCTGTCACGAGTAAGAGCGAAGTTATTGTCAGGATAATAACCTTAATTATCTTTCATCCACTACAGAGCATTAGACCCAAACTTGGTATTTGAAACTATCTTCTTTCTAAattatatttagatttttacTTCAATCATTACGTTTGATTGCAcctttattgattttaaacatGCTTTACCTAATCAGTACGTAAAGTCATGATAGCATCGTGTTTATATAAAATATGGAATAAATCAGATCAGGAATTGATCCACCACTTTTTTCCCATTTCTCATCTGCTCAACAAATACAGTCCATTTCCTTCTTGAACTCCATTTCTCTCTCACACGTTAATTACAAAGTTTGACTTCTTTATCTAccctcttcctcccactcacATTCCAGCTCTGTGCaagacaacagaagaaaaaaaaagctcataaaACTCTGtaagtaaatactgtataccTTGACTGGTTTACTCTTGCAATTTTCTTTTACCTTAGAAACTTATATCAGGTATTTACCTGTATTTCTGTTGTACACAATTACATGGGTACTATAAAATCCAACTGTCTCcgtgcgcgcacgcacacacacacacacacacacacacgcacacacacagacacacacacacacacacacacgcacgcacacacgccaCACACCCACGCACAGACATGGAATCCAGCAGCCCGGATCTCCTCCTGTCGTCACCGAGAGGAGGCGGGGTGCTAAGACGAGGAGGCAGAAGGTCCTCAGAGGAGCCGGGCATGTTCAAACATATCCAAGCGGACAAAGCCTGCCATCATACACAACGTGAGGTCAGCGCGCAGGCACAGGCTGTGTGTTTACATCGCGTAAATCTGAtgtcacaatttaaaaatcGACACGTTTTCCAGAGGGACGTTTGACACCGAATCACAGGAGAAGATGCGTATTTGGATCCAGTCGGAGACGCACCGCAGCTGAACACTCCTTCGAGGTTTTTCGGCTCCTCGCCTCATCGTGGAACAATGTCTCTCCCTGTCAAAGTGATGAGGGACGGGTTGGTGGAGAAGCGCAGCAGCGGACTCCTCCAGCTGTGGAAGAAGAAGCGCTGCGTCCTCACCGAGGAGGGACTGCGTCTGCACAACTGCAAAAGCGGAGGTGATGCTCCCAGCGCGGCTTGGAGTTCCAAAGCCAAGGAGCTGCGCTTCGAGCGCATGGCCACGGTGGACTGCGTGGAGTACAAGCGTGGGCTGGTGTATTTCACCGTGGTCATGGCCACTGGGAAGGAGATTGACTTTCGGTGTCCTCAGGAAGGAACGGCGTGGAACGCTGAGATCGCGTTGGCGCTGGTGCGCTACAAGAACCTGCAGGCGGTGCGCACCGGACGGAACAGGCACCTGTTCTCGGCACACCTGGGCAGCACCGGGGAGGAAGAGGACCTCTGAATCCGGTAAACGGATGGGACTCATCAAAATGTAGATGAGAATTTAAAGGGCtcctctgtttatttatttgtttaggcTTCAATCGGAATTTGTTGGATTAAGGAAAACCCTCCCTTTGGTGGAATGACTCTGGtttatttcatcaaaatctacctaaaatgtaataatgtaaaTCAGTGTCATATATCCGTTCCCCTACCAGTCAATAATTTGTCATCAAATACCCCACAAAAAGTCTCCAAATCGTGCCCCTACTGACCTCTGGGATGCCCTCCTCTTGCGGGTGAAGGGGTGTTAATAGTAACAAGTTGTTGCACTGATTAGATGGAATGAAAGCATCCagaccccccccaacccccaccccccagggaTGTAGGTGAGACGTAACAAGCATATGTTAAAGATTGTTATTAAAACACAACCATCGTATTTAGTTTTTCTAATGTGGAGTGAAAGTGGTGAGAGTTTCTCTTCTTGTGGGCATTCACGCAACAGTTTTGAGAGAACGTAAACTCGCTCTCACTCAAGGTTATAATCTCCACTCGATGTGACAGTCCAAAATAACATCTGCCTGCCTCTCCCTCGCTAGACagcaaagtatttttaaaagcattcacacacacacacacacatacacacacaaacatacggCCTCCCCCCCGATTTATTTAACTGGCATTCAGACAGTAGTCCATTTGTGGCAACCACAGCCAAACATCTTTCCAGTTTTTCCACATTTAGGACACTTAGTGCCATCGCATGACGTCAGTGTTGCTGACTGAAACTGGTGACTGAAATCTCAAATGAAAGGTTCGTGATCTGTGTGTAAGTCTGAACTATGAGCTCACAGTCAAGGAATCCGCTGCGATGCTTCCTTAAGAGCGCCGCAGTAGTCAAGTTCCCAAATTAACCCGGCAGCCGTGGTAACAGTGAAACCTACTAGGATCTCATTTGGTGTATCGGCATCAGTTTCCACACTGAcatttgaatattaaaaaaaaaaattaatctgctCTTCTTTTTCCAGCCTTTCTGCTTCTTGAGATGGAACTAATCAAAGTGGAGAAGGGCAAAGGACACCGGATCCCACTGGCTTGATTCTGTGGtgcaaagcatgatgggacGACCTGAGCGGCTATCCGCGAATATGGATGAAAAGGACATAGATCAAGAGTGACAGACACACTTCCATGTCTTCCTAAATGAGCTACAGTACTTTTTCATCCGAAGCCAGGAATCTCCCGCAATCGTTGACGAAAGAGTTTTTCCCGTTGTGACCTCGGGTCACCTTGGAGACCTTTGTAAAACGTAAAAAGATGTCATCACTTTTTCAGCCCTTGTGCCTCGATGTTTCAGAAACATCTTCTACTTTGGACGTGATTTTCTAACACTGCTGAAACACGAACCTCTCTGTTTCTTCAGTCTTACtttttggtggaaaaaaaaaacttcctttcTTGGCTTGTTTTCGAGACAGAATGgctctgtggggtttttttttaatgttttttttttttctaacgcCGAACATGAAGAATAACTATTTAGCTCATATTCATTGCACATTGCACTCTATGTAATTTGCTCAAAAGCGTGTACAGTATTAAAGttgaaataaattcaataaattttTGTCATTAATCCCGAAGTGTTGATGTATTTCATTTGagttcaaatatatatatatatatatatatattctgtatCTCTCCGTATAAAATCTCTCAGAGCAAAACAGCTGCAACATTTGTGTTCATACCATTAATAGCTCAGCTCATCTGTTTCCAGTTGTGGTGAACCTTGCCTCTAGAGAACAcaccccagacacacacacacacacatacacgtaaGCTTTGCTCTCCTGCTGTGCTGGagtctgaccttttttttttttttttgctcagagCTGAGTGGACGACTAATGAGAAGCAGCAAGCCTGAGGCATGTGCTCACAAACATCCGCCCACACACCTAGCTTATGTTCACACTCGCCGTGAAATTCAGCAAGGCCTCAGCAGATTCTCGTTAGTGAGGGCTAGCATATATTGTTCATTCAAACCTCTtgattttatatgtgtgtgtgtgtgtgtggctgtggtGTTCAGGGCAAGTCAAGAGTATAAAGGCCTGATTGTGTAGTGACTTCTCTTGTTACGTTGGAAAACCCCAAAGCTACCCATACTGTATGAGTCAGCAAGGGATCAGGAGCGCCGCATGGGGTGGAGCCACCCAGGAATAGATCATATCTTCAGCGTGTGGAGGACAGGTACACACGCTCATGTATGTAAAGGACACTTAAAGAGGTGGTGGTCCTGTGCAGTTGATCCAGTCCCTTCAGAGTGTGTGCTCACACTCCTCAGTGGAATGCCCTGTCTAAACACCATAAACTCTCTCCAGTGTCTGGTTTTCTCAGCAGATAAACAGACATAGTGCGAAGCTCTATTTCACAAACCAAGTCCGAGCACAGGGGCTTATCTGGAGTTGAGTGACTGTTAGTCAGAGCAGCGTTTGCTTGTTTGACACCCATGTTATGACAAACAGGGCAGTCATCGGATTAGTTTATCAGTGTTTGTAAGAAAGCATGTGAGTCCATACACGCTTGGCAAAGACACAGGATCACCCAAAGGAGCCCCCGtctgctgtgtgagtgtgtaaccACTAGAGGTCCGCTTCCCCTTTTGATTGAAGAGAACTGTTTACTGTTAGGTCTTAgcgtgtgtatgagtgtgtgtgtgtgcgcgtgtgtgtgtgtgtgtgtgtgtgtatgtgtgtgtgtaagagtgagagagacagagagtggccTCTTTGTGGTTCGGACGTCAACATTTTTGGCAAGTCGTCACATCTTGCATACCtcaatttacattttgattaGCACACCCCGTGTGtttttgggtgtgtgtttgagtgccATACATTTTTGACTTATATTTGTAACCCAATGAACAAAAAAGTCTTTGGATCGCAATAGAAATATGTGATTACTGACGTCTAGAAGACATCCCCCAGTGAGCCTGAGTggaaggcagtcagagactgcaacatcctgcgacacccctgaattcaaaattttaccctgacctactttcataattgtcgcagcaatgaattctatattgtactatggagtatgacattgacctagttttccaaaggtgaagctcgtcatcacatttttgtgcctctggcttcctgaaaatgttgctttttgttttgtgatttaatctcatcaggtttcagaaatgtgtacctaaaaagggaaaaaaaaaattgaccttgacctactttgtaaaggtcaaggtcaccatctcatttttatcccctcaTTTTATTCCCTTTTCTGCCCGCGTAATGTGCTTTCATCTTCCTATTTGTaaaggttgtgaagatatttggtggacagacggacgaacacacaaacactgacaattacaacacatcaacGCTTTGTAAAAACCAAGCCTGTGAAATGGTATCATAGAGACCTGGTGGTCCTGATCATTATGGTGTCAGTGATAACAGAACGAACAGGACTTACAGTACAGCAGGTTAATCAAAAGATTATTTCAAGTGCTATATTTAGAAACAAGCAATGGTTTTTGATGGAATGCCAACGTCAGCACATAAATATGCTTTCATAACATTAATTAATTGTGTCATGTTTGCGATGTTATTCGTCTAATTTTAGCCCGCTAGACTGTTAACATTTGTTGATTAGCACtacacacaaagcaaacagcTGAGATTGATGGTAATACCGTTCAGCTTAGCCGTACTTGTAAAGTATTTTCAGGTTTGCTCATAGGTCAGAGTACTAGACGATAGGACTGGGAATTTTGACTCGATGTTGACCGTCTACGTCAATACGATTCATTCATTTCTCGAACACCAGGTTAAAATTGCCAATCTTCTCAGCTAAATTCATCTTCTAATCAGGCTGGACGCAGTCTTCCTAGTTTGGATATATTCAGACTATATTCTTCATTCAGTTAACCACTAATTGTATCGAGGTGCCTTTTAAATCTCCCATTTGCGGATCGAATGCCACAGATCTGGTCTTAGTTGTTTTTCCGGTATTTTGCTTTGAAGGTTTACTGTTATGGCTCTGGGGTTTGCAATCCTGTTTTTCCTgtcttattttgtaaatttattGTCTAATGCAttattttcatctgtgtttAATCCAGTTGTTGTTTCATGTGAGCTCCGCTCCTATTGCTCCTTACCTGCCTGCTGTGTGACTGATTATTTTCCAGTTGCCTCCCCCCagtcttgttttctttctgctgccTGGTTCTTACTGTCTCGTTACTCTCTGTGCTGTTGTCAACTTTTCACGTGTTTAAACGCTGTCCCGtgtgtttcctttgtgttttatCCGTTTGCTGTGTGTGTCAGCTCCCTGTTTCTGGAGTGGGCCTTGTCTCTGGGTTTTGGTTATTTCAGATTTGagttttttcctctttataGACTTCCAGTTATTTCAACAGCTACAAAAACAGCTAAAGTTTTGGAGTTTCTGTTAATAAAACCATCGAGCTGCTATCTCTTATGTTTCTTCTTATGCCTGCATTTGGATCCAGACACTAATATAACATTGCACATATTACACATATTATACATTACTGTTTCACTTCCAGTACATCCCAGTTCTATTTAGTTTCATATCCATTCTCAGACACTCCTGATCAGAAGATACCCCGGCTATCATTTGCCATCTGACTTCATTCTCTCATGTCCGAGGCCAAATCTCGATGCTATAACTGCTGGCACCTGGTTTATCATGAATCTGTGAGAGACAAATGGACGGAGGGATGATTTGGCACAAGGAGAGATGCGGTTGACTAATAATAGCCTCCACTAACAAAAGAGagagatacagagagagagagagagacaatgggtggggtgggggtgcagtTAAATAGAGGGATACCAAATCGCGGGCATCATCTCCGATTTGTCCACCCTGTCAGCGATTGTCTCATCTTCTGCTCCGACATCGGTAAGGCTCTTTCTTTATTGTGATCTGTTAAACTTTTCATTTGTGTCGTTATGAAAACTTCATTCTGTCAGTACGGAACACAAACTGGATCGCATAAAATTTTGAGACTAATCTGAAAATTAACTTTCAGAGGATTCCTATAATGGAAAAGATATACCTCCTGACTGAGCGATGGGAGTTACTGATTTTATGGTTTTTGGGATAATAATCATTAGAAATGTATTAATGGAAACAGAAATGTTGACAACGCGGCACATTTTACTTTGTCAGCATCCTGATTTTATACTTGGAACAATGGATGCACCAAACCACACACAAGATGATCAATAGAAATACTAATAAAATCCACTCAGTGTGCAAGTCTAGTCCCGACGAGAACTTTCCAAAGCGTTTTGGACTGTTATAAATTGCCAAGTTGGCTGCACTACAGAGGCTCTTATGCATCCATGAGTTACTGGTGGCAAATCCCTGATCCAGACTGGGCGACCCAGAGCACAATCATCCTCCACAGCTGCCCTCAGATGTCCTCTGGTCTATTTGGGGAGACAGCCCACTCTAAATTCCTGTCCCTGAGATAATCCAGAGAagagagatgaggatgagagaACGGAGAGATGGCTATCAGTCTGGAATTTTCCTAATCCACCAGAGCATTATGTACGTTCATCGTGGTGGTTTTACATGACGCCATTGTCAAACTGAATAGTGAAGCAGGTGATGGACAGGAAGAAAGAAACGGTGAGATAAGGTGAGACAAAAGATGCTTAAGAGTTAAAAATCAGTTGTCAATTTGACTAACAGCGGaggagctgggggggtggggggtggactAATGCAATGACAGACACGAGAGCAGTGAGTTCAGTCACTTTAAAGAGAGAATTACTTTTAAAGACACCAGAAAATACATTCAGTATCTTTTTCAACACTTTTTTCCTATTATGTCAAACTCGTCCACCCATTAATGTACTACTTTTCATCTCTCTGATTCAACTATATACCTTATTTATAGGCAACTATTTACTCATTTATCTACTGTTAATTACTTTCTACCCATTGCTTTTAATGCCTACTGCAAAATTTAGAGTCATCAGTCCTCTGACCTGCtaaatgcatggatggatggttggattgatggttgTATAGAAGGTTGGTAAAATAGGTTGAAACAGTTTGTTAAGGTCGTTGATAATATAAAGAATTGCATCTGACACCAAAGCTACACAAATGGGTTCAGAACAATCAAATCTTATATCTGTATGAGGCGTTTGTGAATTTATACCGGTCCTTAAAGATATCCGGTTGTGACTGGATCACCCAAAATACTTGTTAATGCCAAGTGTAGAAGGATCTTTGACAGGTGTTCTCTCTGTATACACTGTTTATAtctatgttttttgtgtttctccagTCAGATCCCTTCAGCAGGATGCCTGAACATTTGTAAGTGTCTCTATTAAACTATTTACATACACAGACatgaacaagaaaaacatttcaaaactttGCAATTGTTCTTTAGTGTTTcctatttttcattcttttcgcTTCTCTTACAGGCCAGAGGTAAAATTAGTATATTAatgcaaaacacatttcacaattCCAATGTACATGATTTCAGACATTTCAAGTACGAATATTTTAACTACTTTGGCAATGTTCTGAATTATTTTCTAGAGGAAACCAAAGATATCAGCTTCAAGGAAGCTGATGTTAAAGGTAAGAGGtgcttgatttatttattaatgtaatgAGAAGGTTTGACCAGAAGGAGGCAGCAGAGATCATATTCGTGTTGACTGTGCTGTTTTGTATCCCAGAGAGGAACTCTAGTCTGGTGTCTATTCAAAAAGCTTTTGAGGTTttgattacattaaaaaaatatgtaaatctgATTTGTATGAGTATTTACTAGAAAAGCAAcagaacattcattcatgatCATATTTTATATCAATTTGCACTCTTGCAGAGTCTGATGGTGGCAAAGGCCAAGGAGGAGTTGGAGCAGGAGGCCCTGgtaaaagaggaggagaaacagaggtATCTGGCAGAAAGGGCTCCTCCACTGAGAACCAGTGGTATGAACCTTCAGCAGCTACAGGTAACAAGACTAAAAAGTCTTTGAATTCTGCCTAGTCCTTCTTCACTCCCTACACCAGTTTCATTCATAGTAATCTAAATCCTAGAATATCCTAAGTGAGCTCCATCTCCCTTCTTGTAGTGGCAGTTGTTGATCCAGGCTATTTAATATGGAAACTTTTTTTGAAGTGTGCCACATTCAGTCAATTCTATCAAATTCAAGGATTTCAGTATGCTAaactttgtttatttgtgtactGAATGCACAGGATCTCTGCAGAGAGCTCCATGTCAAAGTAGATGTGGTGGATGAAGAGCGATATGACATTGAAGCTAAAGTCATGCTCAACACACGTGAGGTATGACTTACTTGGTCTACGAGCAGAACTGTTTCAAATAGAAAATCCAAGCCGAGCAGTAATTACTGTTCAATTCTTTATCACTGGTAGATTAAAGACCTGAACATCAAGGTGT is a genomic window of Antennarius striatus isolate MH-2024 chromosome 2, ASM4005453v1, whole genome shotgun sequence containing:
- the LOC137603990 gene encoding cysteine and glycine-rich protein 1-like: MSSALRQCGRCQKPVYFAEEVLCDQQYFHISCFHCKVCKKRLDSTTVSVHKDEIYCKSCYGKKYGPKGYGFGQGAGILNMDRGEGLGITSEEPAPHRPTTNQNTSNFARKFGGSDKCPRCGRNVYMAEKVIGAGSSWHKGKCFTCASCGKALESTTLTDKDGEIYCKGCYGKNFGPKGYGYGGGAGTLQYTQ
- the phlda3 gene encoding pleckstrin homology-like domain family A member 3, which gives rise to MSLPVKVMRDGLVEKRSSGLLQLWKKKRCVLTEEGLRLHNCKSGGDAPSAAWSSKAKELRFERMATVDCVEYKRGLVYFTVVMATGKEIDFRCPQEGTAWNAEIALALVRYKNLQAVRTGRNRHLFSAHLGSTGEEEDL
- the tnni1a gene encoding troponin I, slow skeletal muscle isoform X1, which translates into the protein MNKKNISKLCNCSLVFPIFHSFRFSYRPERKPKISASRKLMLKSLMVAKAKEELEQEALVKEEEKQRYLAERAPPLRTSGMNLQQLQDLCRELHVKVDVVDEERYDIEAKVMLNTREIKDLNIKVLDLRGKFKRPNLRRVRVSADAILRSLLGSKHKVSMDLRANLKSVKKEDTEKKRPVEDSDWRKNVEAMSGMEGRKKMFDAAKGPAQ
- the tnni1a gene encoding troponin I, slow skeletal muscle isoform X2 — protein: MLKSLMVAKAKEELEQEALVKEEEKQRYLAERAPPLRTSGMNLQQLQDLCRELHVKVDVVDEERYDIEAKVMLNTREIKDLNIKVLDLRGKFKRPNLRRVRVSADAILRSLLGSKHKVSMDLRANLKSVKKEDTEKKRPVEDSDWRKNVEAMSGMEGRKKMFDAAKGPAQ